The following nucleotide sequence is from Candidatus Bipolaricaulis sibiricus.
AGTCGCGAGCGCTGATCGAGTCGACCATCAGCCGCCCCACACCTGGCCAGGCGAAGACGGTCTCGGTCAGCACCGCTCCTGAGAGCAGCGCGCCAAACCGAAGTCCGATGATCGTCACAATCGGAATCAGCGCGTTGCGCAACGCATGGCGAAGCACAACCGAGCTCTGGCGCAACCCCTTGGCCCGCGCTGTGTTTACGTAGTCCTGGCGCATCACTTCGAGCATCGTCGACCGGGTGAAGCGAGCCACCAGGGCCACCGAAGATGCCGCCAAGGTCACCGAGGGGAGGATGAGGTTGATCGGCCCCCCTCGGCCGGCAGCGGGGAGCCACCCCAGTCGCACCGAGAACAAGAGCATCAGCATCAGCCCCAGCCAGAACACCGGGGCGGACAGCCCGACCAAGGCACCGAACATGCTCGCGTAGTCAAAGACCGAGTAGGGCTTGGTCGACGAGATCACCCCCACCGCCACCCCGAGGAGCGTCGCCAAGAGCAGGCTCACGAACGTCAGCTCGAGGGTGGGCACCATCCGCGACCACACCTCCTGGCTCACGGGGAGACCAGTCCGAATCGACGTCCCGAGGTCACCCCGGAACAACCCAGCCATGAACCGCCCGTATTGGATGTGGAGTGGCTGATCCAACCCGAGCGTTCGGCGCACCTGCTCGATGTACTCTCGCGTGGCGTGTACCCCCGCCATCGCCTGCGCGGGGTCGCCGGGGAGCATCCGTACCATGCTGAACACGAGCAGGGTGACCCCGAACAGGGTCGGAACTGCCAGCAGGAGCCGCCGTACCGTGTACTGAATCAAGGGAGGAGGGAGCAGGGAGGGCCTGCCCAGGGCAAGCCCTCCCCAGCCTTCATCCTGCTACTGATCGAGCCACGCCCGGTGGGCGAGGATGTACTCCCGCGGGTGGTGGATGAGCCCCTTCGCCACCGTCCTCTGGGCGTTGAGCTGTCCCTCGTAGTGGAGGTAGAGCCAAGGCGCATCCTTCCACAGGTAGCTGAGCAACGAGGCGTAGGTTGCACGCCGGCCCGCCGGATCGGACACGACGCGCGCCAGCTCGAGGAGAGTGTCGACCGTCGGATCCGAGTAGAAGCTGCGGTTGGACCCCACCGGTGCCCACTCGCTCGTGTGGAACAACGCGAACAGTCCGTAGTCCGCATCCAACGTCACGCAGCCCCAGCCGAGCATGAACATGTCAAACGTCGCCTCGCTGACCGGCCGACGGAGGTAGGCCAGGTACGCCGCCCACTCCATCGTGATGAGCTGGGCCTCGATCCCCACATCAAGGAGGTAGGCCTGCACGGCCTCGGCAATCGCGGCGTCCATCATGTACCGGCCCGTCGGGTGATAGAGCGTGCACTTGAACCCGTTCGGGAACCCTGCCGCCTTGAGCAGCTCTCGCGCCTTTTCCGGATCGTACGTGTAGGGTTCCTGAGGCGCGTGCCCGAACACGAGCGGCATGATGGCGGCATCGGAGACGCCACCCACACCACCCAGGATCTCCTTCACGATTGCTTCTTTGTCTACCGCATAGTTGACCGCCTGACGGACCCGCACGTCCGTCCACGGTGCCTTCTGGTAGTTGAACGCAACGTAGATCGTTCGCACGCTGGGGATGTTCAGGAGCTCGAGCCCCGGCGTTGCTGCCACGCGGGGGGCATCGAGCGGGGGGACGCGCATCATGGCGTGAAGCTGGCCCGTTTCCAGGAGAACGAGCCGGGTCGCGTCGGACGGAACCACCTTGAACACCACCGAGTCAAGGTAGGGCTTCTCCCCCCAGTAGTTGTCGTTGCGGACAATGCGTACGTGATCCCCGCGCACCCACCGATCGAACTTGAACGGGCCGGTCCCGACGGGCTCCATGATGTCCTTGCCCTCAGGAAGCTCGGCGATCTGTTTCGGGCTCACGATTGCCACGAAGTTGTGGGTGAGGTGAGAGATGAGCGGTGCGAATGGCTTGTCCAGATTGAGCCGCACCGTGTACTCGTCCACCACGTCGATCGTGTTCACCCGTGGAAAGAGGAGGAACGCGTACGTCGACTTCCTGAATCGCTCGAGGTTGGTCTTCACCGCGTCCGCATTTAACGGGGCCCCGTCATGGAAGAACACGCCTCGGCGCACGTACAACGTGACCGTCAGGCCATCCTCAGAGACATTCCAGTTTTCCACGAGAAGCGGCGCCACTTTGAGGTCCTCTGTCATCAGAAGGAGGGTCTCCGCGATGTGCGTGAGAATCATTCCTGCTGGTGCCGAGGTAATCTTGTTCGGGTCGAGGGATTCGGGGTCCGTCCCGAAGCCGATCACCATCTCCCCACCCGGTTTCGGCGCCGCCCAGGCCGCCAACCCAACAAGCAGAACACTTGCCAAGATCCATGCCTTTCGTGCCATCAGCAACCTCCCTTGGTAGGATGTAGTGCACATCGGGTACGACCTGTCTGCCCTTACGCTGCTTTCGCTGATCACCTCCCGACGGGCGGAAGTTCCGGAGGAGCTGG
It contains:
- a CDS encoding ABC transporter, substrate-binding protein (cluster 5, nickel/peptides/opines): MARKAWILASVLLVGLAAWAAPKPGGEMVIGFGTDPESLDPNKITSAPAGMILTHIAETLLLMTEDLKVAPLLVENWNVSEDGLTVTLYVRRGVFFHDGAPLNADAVKTNLERFRKSTYAFLLFPRVNTIDVVDEYTVRLNLDKPFAPLISHLTHNFVAIVSPKQIAELPEGKDIMEPVGTGPFKFDRWVRGDHVRIVRNDNYWGEKPYLDSVVFKVVPSDATRLVLLETGQLHAMMRVPPLDAPRVAATPGLELLNIPSVRTIYVAFNYQKAPWTDVRVRQAVNYAVDKEAIVKEILGGVGGVSDAAIMPLVFGHAPQEPYTYDPEKARELLKAAGFPNGFKCTLYHPTGRYMMDAAIAEAVQAYLLDVGIEAQLITMEWAAYLAYLRRPVSEATFDMFMLGWGCVTLDADYGLFALFHTSEWAPVGSNRSFYSDPTVDTLLELARVVSDPAGRRATYASLLSYLWKDAPWLYLHYEGQLNAQRTVAKGLIHHPREYILAHRAWLDQ
- a CDS encoding Dipeptide transport system permease protein DppB, whose translation is MIQYTVRRLLLAVPTLFGVTLLVFSMVRMLPGDPAQAMAGVHATREYIEQVRRTLGLDQPLHIQYGRFMAGLFRGDLGTSIRTGLPVSQEVWSRMVPTLELTFVSLLLATLLGVAVGVISSTKPYSVFDYASMFGALVGLSAPVFWLGLMLMLLFSVRLGWLPAAGRGGPINLILPSVTLAASSVALVARFTRSTMLEVMRQDYVNTARAKGLRQSSVVLRHALRNALIPIVTIIGLRFGALLSGAVLTETVFAWPGVGRLMVDSISARDYPVVQGAVLLLALAFVVINLIVDLLYGVVNPRIQYD